Proteins from a single region of Sphingomonas swuensis:
- the dnaQ gene encoding DNA polymerase III subunit epsilon, with amino-acid sequence MREIVFDTETTGINPATGDRMVEIGCVELINRCPTGREYHAYFNPQRSMPSEAEAVHGLSTIFLSDKPLFGDKCDELIDFIGDAPLIAHNAGFDFGFLNAELQHCGRDPVCLSRMICTLVMARARHPGAKHSLDALCTRFGVDRTARVKHGALLDAQLLAQVYVELSGGRQIGLSLVADSSGEAARSPQPGASIAAGNRLFRAPRPHAPSAAEVDAHARFMAGIKEPIWATISAA; translated from the coding sequence ATGCGTGAAATCGTGTTCGATACGGAGACCACCGGGATCAACCCGGCGACGGGCGATCGGATGGTCGAGATCGGCTGCGTCGAGCTCATCAACCGCTGCCCGACCGGGCGCGAGTATCACGCCTACTTCAATCCCCAGCGCAGCATGCCGAGCGAGGCGGAAGCGGTGCACGGGCTGTCGACCATCTTCCTCAGCGACAAGCCGCTGTTCGGCGACAAGTGCGACGAGCTCATCGACTTCATCGGCGACGCGCCGCTGATCGCGCATAATGCCGGCTTCGATTTCGGCTTCCTCAATGCCGAGCTCCAGCATTGCGGCCGCGATCCCGTCTGCCTCAGCCGGATGATCTGCACGCTGGTCATGGCCCGGGCCCGGCATCCGGGCGCCAAGCACAGCCTCGATGCGCTCTGCACCCGCTTTGGGGTCGACCGCACCGCGCGGGTCAAGCACGGCGCGCTGCTCGATGCCCAGCTTCTGGCCCAAGTCTATGTGGAGCTGAGCGGAGGCCGGCAGATCGGGCTCTCGCTGGTTGCCGACAGCAGCGGCGAGGCGGCGCGCTCGCCGCAGCCGGGCGCAAGCATCGCGGCTGGCAACCGCCTGTTTCGTGCACCGCGGCCGCATGCTCCGTCGGCTGCCGAGGTCGATGCGCATGCACGCTTCATGGCCGGCATCAAGGAGCCAATCTGGGCCACCATCTCGGCAGCCTGA
- the coaE gene encoding dephospho-CoA kinase (Dephospho-CoA kinase (CoaE) performs the final step in coenzyme A biosynthesis.), whose translation MKTIALTGSIGMGKSTVAAMFAARGIPVFDADAAVRTLQGPGGRLVPAIEQRFPGTTRNGAVDRDALALGVLGKPDELAALEAIVHPAVHHERTRFIVEHGDAAALLFDIPLLFETGGDRVFDTIIVVSAPAEVQRQRVLARPGMTQEKLDHILARQTPDAEKRARATHVIDTSVSLAETERQVDAILSGLGLGSGA comes from the coding sequence ATGAAGACTATCGCGCTGACCGGCTCGATCGGAATGGGCAAATCCACCGTCGCGGCCATGTTCGCGGCGCGAGGCATTCCGGTGTTCGACGCCGACGCGGCGGTGCGGACGCTTCAGGGACCGGGCGGACGGCTGGTCCCGGCGATCGAGCAACGCTTTCCCGGCACGACTCGAAACGGAGCGGTGGACCGGGACGCGCTTGCCCTGGGAGTGCTCGGCAAGCCTGACGAACTCGCCGCGTTGGAAGCGATCGTCCATCCGGCGGTGCATCACGAGCGTACCCGCTTCATCGTCGAGCATGGAGACGCCGCGGCGCTGTTGTTCGATATCCCATTGCTGTTTGAAACCGGCGGCGACCGGGTGTTCGATACCATCATCGTCGTGAGTGCGCCTGCCGAGGTCCAGCGGCAGCGCGTGCTGGCGCGGCCCGGGATGACCCAGGAGAAGCTCGACCACATCCTTGCCCGCCAGACTCCCGACGCGGAGAAGAGGGCCCGGGCGACCCATGTCATCGATACTTCGGTCAGCCTCGCGGAAACCGAGCGACAAGTGGATGCAATCCTGTCTGGACTGGGACTTGGCTCGGGCGCATAG
- a CDS encoding shikimate dehydrogenase: MPFAEVIGDPIGQSKSPLIHRFWLEKLGLRGDYRATRVGARDLPALLAERRRDPDWRGCNITMPLKEAALPLADRVSEEARLVKATNCLVPDRDGALVATNTDVDGVREAVRLGGSRQIACANHVATLFSLIGTGGAARAALAELKGAEITVFGRDEAKAAALSDEFGPGADYGFSNHIDALASEPSGGREPQRYDHIVINATSLGMRGHPPLAIRLDAFPANTVVIDMVYDPLETALLAEARRLGMVAVDGLAMLVGQAARAFELFFGHPAPRQHDAELRSLLTA, encoded by the coding sequence TTGCCTTTTGCCGAAGTGATCGGCGATCCTATCGGCCAGAGCAAGTCGCCGCTTATCCATCGTTTCTGGCTGGAAAAGCTCGGGCTTCGAGGCGACTATCGCGCCACCAGGGTCGGCGCGCGCGACCTCCCTGCCTTGCTGGCCGAGCGGCGGCGCGACCCGGACTGGCGGGGGTGCAACATCACCATGCCGCTCAAGGAGGCAGCGCTGCCGCTGGCCGACCGGGTCAGCGAGGAAGCGCGACTGGTCAAGGCGACCAATTGCCTCGTTCCGGACCGCGACGGCGCGCTTGTCGCCACCAACACCGATGTTGATGGCGTACGCGAGGCTGTGCGCCTTGGCGGATCGCGGCAGATAGCCTGCGCCAACCACGTCGCGACGTTATTTTCCCTGATCGGAACCGGCGGCGCGGCCCGGGCAGCCCTTGCCGAGCTCAAAGGCGCCGAGATCACCGTGTTTGGCCGCGACGAAGCCAAGGCCGCGGCCCTTTCCGACGAGTTCGGCCCGGGTGCCGATTATGGTTTTTCGAATCACATCGATGCGCTCGCGTCCGAGCCCTCCGGCGGAAGAGAACCCCAGCGGTACGACCACATCGTCATCAACGCGACTAGCCTTGGCATGCGGGGCCACCCGCCGCTCGCAATCAGGCTCGATGCCTTTCCCGCCAACACCGTGGTCATCGACATGGTCTATGATCCGCTCGAAACCGCGCTGCTCGCGGAGGCAAGGCGGCTGGGCATGGTGGCGGTGGATGGGCTTGCGATGCTGGTCGGCCAGGCGGCACGCGCCTTCGAGCTGTTCTTTGGGCATCCCGCCCCACGCCAGCATGATGCCGAGTTGAGGAGTTTGCTGACGGCATGA
- a CDS encoding Maf family protein gives MELVLASTSPIRGTMLANAGVAYAAEAPGIDEADLKVGFNGDDGALATLLAEAKAAAVSARRPGALVVGSDSLISVEGRRFDKPAGRESAAEHLRFFSGKVMELTSAVVLVQGGATLWNHAGRALLHVRPLSETFIERYLEEDWPEVSYCVGVFRLEGPGVQLFERIEGDHFTILGMPLLPLLGALREHGALAA, from the coding sequence ATGGAACTGGTGCTCGCCTCCACTTCGCCCATCCGCGGCACCATGCTGGCCAACGCCGGCGTCGCCTACGCGGCCGAAGCGCCGGGCATCGACGAGGCCGATCTCAAGGTTGGGTTCAACGGAGACGACGGCGCGCTGGCCACGCTCCTCGCCGAGGCCAAGGCCGCGGCGGTGTCCGCGCGCAGGCCGGGCGCGCTGGTGGTCGGAAGCGACAGCCTCATCAGTGTCGAAGGACGCCGTTTCGACAAGCCGGCGGGGCGCGAAAGCGCCGCCGAGCATCTGCGCTTCTTCTCGGGCAAGGTGATGGAGCTGACCAGCGCCGTCGTACTGGTGCAGGGGGGCGCAACGCTGTGGAATCACGCCGGCCGCGCCCTGCTGCACGTGCGGCCGCTGAGCGAGACCTTCATCGAGCGCTACCTCGAGGAGGACTGGCCCGAGGTGAGCTATTGCGTAGGCGTGTTCCGGCTCGAGGGGCCCGGTGTGCAACTGTTCGAGCGCATCGAGGGCGACCACTTCACTATCCTCGGAATGCCGCTCCTGCCTTTGCTCGGCGCCTTGCGGGAGCACGGAGCGTTGGCGGCGTGA
- the hemE gene encoding uroporphyrinogen decarboxylase yields MADQTGLSPTDKPLLRVLRGERLDPPPAWMMRQAGRYLPEYRALRAEKGGFLDLVYDADAAAEITLQPLRRFPLDGAILFSDILIVPHALGQNLSFVAGEGPRLAPPLKDAALEAFQPAPERLEAIYETVRRVRAALAPQTTFLGFAGSPWTVATYMVAGEGSREQAEARQLAYLDPQRFAAIIGAIEEATVTYLIGQADAGVDAVQLFDSWSGSLAPAEFERWVIAPTARIVDRVRSARPDLPIIGFPKGAGGKLAAYARETRVDALGLDETVDPAWAHATLPERLPVQGNLDPLALIAGGDVLAEAVQRILRAFEGRPHVFNLGHGIQQTTPIAHVEQLFGLLGKAA; encoded by the coding sequence GTGGCCGACCAGACCGGGCTTTCCCCGACCGACAAGCCGTTGCTCCGGGTCCTCCGCGGTGAGCGGCTCGACCCGCCGCCGGCGTGGATGATGCGCCAGGCCGGGCGTTACCTGCCCGAGTATCGCGCGCTCCGGGCCGAGAAGGGCGGTTTCCTCGATCTCGTCTATGACGCGGACGCCGCGGCCGAGATCACGCTCCAGCCGCTTCGCCGCTTCCCGCTCGACGGCGCGATCCTCTTCTCCGACATCCTGATCGTGCCGCACGCGCTCGGCCAGAATCTCAGCTTCGTCGCTGGCGAGGGGCCAAGGCTTGCTCCTCCGCTCAAGGATGCCGCGCTGGAGGCCTTCCAGCCCGCGCCTGAGCGCCTCGAAGCGATCTACGAGACCGTCCGCCGGGTCCGTGCTGCTCTGGCCCCGCAGACGACCTTCCTCGGCTTTGCAGGAAGCCCCTGGACCGTCGCCACCTACATGGTCGCGGGCGAGGGCAGCCGTGAGCAGGCCGAGGCTCGCCAGCTTGCCTATCTCGACCCGCAGCGCTTCGCGGCGATCATCGGTGCGATCGAGGAAGCGACTGTCACCTACCTGATCGGCCAAGCCGATGCCGGGGTCGATGCGGTGCAGCTGTTCGACAGCTGGTCGGGCAGCCTCGCACCCGCCGAGTTCGAGCGCTGGGTGATCGCGCCGACCGCGCGGATCGTCGACCGGGTGCGTTCGGCCCGGCCCGACCTTCCGATCATCGGCTTTCCCAAGGGCGCGGGCGGCAAGCTCGCCGCTTATGCCCGCGAGACCCGAGTCGACGCGCTCGGCCTCGACGAAACGGTCGATCCCGCCTGGGCACATGCGACCCTGCCCGAACGATTGCCGGTCCAGGGCAATCTCGATCCCTTGGCGCTGATCGCGGGCGGCGATGTGCTGGCCGAGGCGGTGCAGCGCATCCTTCGTGCCTTCGAGGGGCGGCCGCACGTCTTCAACCTTGGCCACGGAATTCAGCAGACCACGCCGATCGCCCATGTCGAACAGCTGTTCGGCCTGCTAGGCAAGGCGGCATGA
- a CDS encoding CopD family protein — MILDANLGWLGDAYPWVKAAHLTFVIFWIAGLFLLPRFYVYHHATAPGSAEDRAWIERERRTRSIILTPAMLIVWVLGLALAFHLGAWGMGWFSAKLFFVLLLTGYQGWLGAYGRKLARGDRPLENRTLRIMNEVPGIMTAIIVVLVIVKPF; from the coding sequence ATGATCCTCGACGCCAATCTCGGATGGCTCGGCGACGCCTACCCCTGGGTCAAGGCGGCGCACCTGACCTTCGTCATCTTCTGGATTGCGGGCCTGTTCCTGCTTCCGCGCTTCTACGTCTACCACCATGCCACCGCGCCGGGCTCGGCGGAGGACCGTGCATGGATCGAGCGCGAGAGGCGCACCCGCTCGATCATCCTGACGCCGGCCATGCTGATCGTCTGGGTGCTGGGCTTGGCGCTTGCTTTCCATCTCGGCGCCTGGGGCATGGGCTGGTTCTCGGCCAAGCTGTTCTTCGTGCTGCTTCTGACCGGCTACCAGGGCTGGCTCGGCGCTTATGGCCGCAAGCTGGCGCGAGGCGACCGTCCGCTCGAGAACCGCACCCTGCGGATCATGAACGAAGTCCCCGGGATCATGACCGCGATCATTGTCGTTCTGGTGATCGTCAAGCCTTTCTGA
- the rho gene encoding transcription termination factor Rho, which yields MHLKDLKQKTPAELVAQAEEMGVEGASTLRKQDLLFSILKVRAESGAEIMGSGTIEVLNDGFGFLRSPEANYLAGPDDIYVTPQLVRRFQLRTGDTVEGEIRAPKDGERYFALNRITSINFDEPDAVRHRVNFDNLTPLYPDSKLKLDTLDPTIKDKSARVIDIVAPLGKGQRALIVAPPRTGKTVLLQNIARAITDNNPEVFLIVLLIDERPEEVTDMQRSVKGEVVSSTFDEPASRHVQVAEMVIEKAKRLVEHKKDVVILLDSITRLGRAYNTVVPSSGKVLTGGVDANALQRPKRFFGAARNIEEGGSLSIIATALIDTGSKMDEVIFEEFKGTGNSEIVLDRKVSDKRIFPSLDVGKSGTRKEELLVPQNTLTKMWVLRRILMQMGTVDAMQFLLDKMRDAKSNEDFFASMNQ from the coding sequence ATGCATCTCAAGGACCTCAAGCAGAAGACCCCCGCCGAACTCGTCGCGCAAGCCGAGGAAATGGGTGTCGAAGGTGCTTCCACCCTGCGCAAGCAGGATCTCCTCTTCTCGATCCTCAAGGTGCGTGCCGAGTCGGGCGCGGAGATCATGGGCTCGGGCACGATCGAAGTGCTCAACGACGGCTTCGGCTTCCTCCGCTCGCCCGAGGCCAATTACCTTGCCGGCCCCGACGACATCTACGTCACGCCGCAGCTCGTCCGCCGCTTTCAGCTGCGCACCGGCGATACGGTCGAGGGCGAGATCCGCGCGCCCAAGGACGGCGAGCGCTATTTTGCGCTGAACCGCATCACCTCGATCAACTTCGACGAGCCCGATGCGGTCCGTCACCGCGTCAACTTCGACAATCTCACACCGCTCTATCCGGACAGCAAGCTCAAGCTCGATACCCTCGATCCGACGATCAAGGACAAGTCGGCGCGGGTGATCGACATCGTCGCGCCGCTCGGCAAGGGCCAGCGCGCGCTGATCGTGGCGCCGCCGCGGACCGGCAAGACCGTGCTCCTGCAGAACATCGCGCGGGCGATCACCGACAACAATCCCGAGGTCTTCCTTATCGTCCTGCTGATCGACGAGCGGCCGGAGGAAGTCACCGACATGCAGCGCTCGGTGAAGGGCGAGGTCGTCTCCTCGACCTTCGACGAGCCCGCCAGCCGCCACGTCCAGGTCGCCGAGATGGTGATCGAGAAGGCCAAGCGCCTCGTCGAGCACAAGAAGGATGTCGTCATCCTGCTCGACTCGATCACGCGCCTCGGCCGCGCCTACAACACCGTCGTTCCGAGCTCGGGCAAGGTGCTGACCGGTGGTGTCGATGCCAACGCACTGCAGCGGCCGAAGCGCTTCTTCGGCGCCGCCCGCAACATTGAGGAAGGCGGTTCGCTGTCGATCATCGCCACCGCGCTGATCGATACCGGCTCCAAGATGGACGAGGTCATCTTCGAGGAATTCAAGGGCACCGGCAACAGCGAGATCGTGCTCGACCGCAAGGTGTCGGACAAGCGCATCTTCCCGTCGCTCGACGTCGGCAAGAGCGGCACCCGCAAGGAGGAGCTGCTGGTCCCGCAGAACACCCTCACCAAGATGTGGGTGCTGCGCCGGATCCTCATGCAGATGGGGACGGTCGATGCGATGCAGTTCCTTCTCGACAAGATGCGCGACGCCAAGTCGAACGAGGACTTCTTCGCCTCGATGAACCAGTAG
- a CDS encoding TerC family protein, which produces MLELITTTLASAAAGFGGPADIWASIVKDFSNITEPAAFSAFLQVLMIDLVLAGDNAIVVGALAAGLPAEQRKKVILIGVAAALVLRILFALIVTQLLQIVGLILVGGLLLLWVAWKMWRELREGAESAGSPEIEGDEHSGLRPAKSFAAAAWAVAIADVSMSLDNVLAVAGAAREHPGILIVGLIFAVALMGLAANIIARYIERYRWIGYVGLAVIVYVAVKMIYDGWIDPQVGLGRLFA; this is translated from the coding sequence ATGCTTGAGCTGATCACGACCACCCTTGCCTCGGCCGCGGCCGGCTTCGGCGGCCCCGCCGATATCTGGGCCTCGATCGTCAAGGATTTCAGCAACATCACCGAGCCGGCGGCATTCTCGGCTTTCCTTCAGGTGCTGATGATCGACCTCGTCCTTGCGGGCGACAACGCGATCGTGGTCGGCGCGCTGGCCGCGGGCCTCCCGGCCGAGCAGCGCAAGAAGGTTATCCTGATCGGCGTCGCCGCCGCTCTCGTGCTGCGGATCCTGTTCGCGCTCATCGTCACGCAGCTGCTCCAGATCGTCGGCCTGATCCTCGTCGGCGGGCTCCTCCTGCTGTGGGTGGCATGGAAGATGTGGCGCGAGCTTCGCGAAGGTGCAGAGAGCGCCGGAAGTCCCGAGATCGAAGGTGACGAGCATAGCGGCCTCAGGCCCGCAAAGAGCTTTGCCGCGGCTGCCTGGGCGGTCGCCATCGCCGACGTCAGCATGAGCCTCGACAACGTCCTGGCGGTGGCCGGCGCGGCGCGTGAGCATCCTGGAATCCTGATCGTTGGCCTCATCTTTGCGGTCGCGCTGATGGGCCTCGCGGCCAACATCATCGCCCGCTACATCGAGCGCTATCGCTGGATCGGCTACGTCGGCCTCGCCGTCATCGTCTATGTCGCCGTGAAGATGATCTATGACGGCTGGATCGATCCGCAGGTCGGCCTCGGAAGGCTCTTCGCCTAG
- the mnmE gene encoding tRNA uridine-5-carboxymethylaminomethyl(34) synthesis GTPase MnmE, which produces MTDTIFALSSGALPAAIAVVRVSGPNAFLACERIAGMVPKSRQATLRTLHDEEEQAVDRALVLAFAAPATVTGEPLVEFHCHGGRAVVSRLLSLLSQQPGLRDAEPGEFTRRALLNGKLDLTQAEGLGELLAAETEWQRRAALESAGGALSREIEGWRERLLLLAAQAEAAIDYVDEEETALDLTDLVQQAEELRGEWRRRIDAPRSELLSEGLRIVLAGPPNSGKSSLFNALIGAEKAIVTAIPGTTRDLIEARWDLSGIPTLLIDTAGLREGTDEVERIGIARAEAASMGADILLWLGAVQDAPAHPRTILVSSKSDLREGTDLSNGLRVSAKTGDGLDELKAQICTLANELLPPPNQAALNRRQSEHLLDAACALEDIRNADSILIAEALRSALHSLDRLTGRQSVEDVLDALFGRFCLGK; this is translated from the coding sequence GTGACCGACACAATCTTCGCGCTGTCCAGCGGGGCGCTACCGGCCGCGATCGCGGTCGTCCGTGTGAGCGGACCCAATGCCTTTCTCGCATGCGAGCGGATCGCGGGCATGGTTCCGAAGTCGCGCCAGGCGACGCTTCGGACTCTCCATGACGAGGAGGAGCAGGCGGTCGACCGTGCCCTCGTTCTCGCCTTCGCCGCCCCCGCGACGGTGACGGGCGAGCCGCTGGTCGAGTTCCACTGCCATGGCGGCCGCGCGGTCGTCAGTCGCTTGCTGTCGCTCCTCTCGCAGCAACCCGGACTGCGCGATGCCGAGCCGGGGGAGTTCACCCGCCGGGCACTCCTCAACGGCAAGCTCGACCTGACGCAAGCCGAGGGGCTCGGCGAACTGCTTGCGGCGGAAACCGAGTGGCAACGCCGTGCCGCGCTCGAGAGCGCCGGTGGTGCTCTCAGCCGCGAGATCGAAGGCTGGCGCGAACGGCTGCTGCTCCTCGCTGCGCAAGCCGAGGCCGCGATCGACTATGTCGACGAGGAGGAGACCGCGCTCGACCTCACCGACCTCGTCCAGCAGGCCGAGGAGCTAAGGGGCGAATGGCGGCGGCGGATCGACGCGCCACGCTCGGAGCTGCTCAGCGAAGGGCTGAGGATCGTCCTCGCAGGTCCACCGAACAGTGGAAAATCAAGTCTCTTCAATGCTTTGATAGGCGCGGAAAAGGCGATCGTCACCGCCATTCCTGGCACCACCCGCGACCTCATCGAAGCGCGCTGGGATCTCTCCGGAATTCCAACGTTGTTGATCGACACCGCCGGCCTCCGCGAAGGCACAGACGAGGTCGAGCGAATCGGTATCGCGCGAGCCGAAGCGGCGAGCATGGGGGCCGACATCCTCCTGTGGCTCGGTGCGGTTCAGGACGCACCAGCGCACCCTCGGACTATCCTTGTGAGCTCCAAGTCCGATCTGCGGGAAGGTACTGACTTGTCAAACGGGCTCCGCGTCTCGGCCAAGACAGGAGATGGATTGGACGAGCTCAAGGCACAAATATGCACCTTAGCGAATGAACTACTACCTCCGCCGAATCAGGCGGCACTCAATAGGAGGCAGTCAGAACATCTCCTTGATGCCGCATGTGCTTTGGAAGACATCCGAAATGCCGACAGCATCCTGATCGCCGAAGCACTCCGGTCTGCACTCCACTCTTTGGATCGGCTGACAGGGCGCCAAAGTGTCGAGGATGTGCTTGATGCCCTATTCGGGCGCTTTTGCCTCGGAAAGTAA
- the mnmG gene encoding tRNA uridine-5-carboxymethylaminomethyl(34) synthesis enzyme MnmG, producing the protein MYDVIVIGAGHAGCEAAAAAARRGVSVALISFRPEDAGQMSCNPSIGGVGKGHLVRELDVFDGLMAKAADAAAIHRRMLNRSKGPAVWGPRVQADRDHYRASIEAQIGSHCIDRIIGEATELRIEGGRIAGIRLADGSDIAGRSVVIATGTFLAARIFIGQESRTAGRLGEAAAVPLAEQLRDVGLAQRRLKTGTPPRLDGRTIDWARLQEQPSDAGPWFFSADPASKAPLPQLRCAITRTTAETHDIIRAAEDRSPLYSGVIEGRGPRYCPSIEDKVRRFGDREGHQIFLEPEALGNHLVYPNGISTSMPRDVQETFVRSIPGLKRAEIARPGYAVEYEHVDPRRLDTTLSTHGIAGLFLAGQINGTTGYEEAAAQGLVAGLNAAAHARDLEPVTFDRRQSYIGVMIDDLTLQGVTEPYRMMTARAEYRLSLRADNAVSRLGQKALDLGCVSPLRRGAVAAHLEARNDPAFAQTEEGQADALYAPYVERQSREWDAIDRNRSVLMPANTDYSRVPGLSAEMAERLTMARPDNLDQASRIPGITPAALTALFVSISRAAA; encoded by the coding sequence ATGTACGACGTCATCGTCATCGGAGCGGGTCATGCCGGATGCGAGGCTGCAGCGGCTGCCGCGCGGCGCGGAGTGTCTGTCGCGCTAATCAGCTTCCGTCCCGAAGATGCTGGCCAGATGAGCTGCAATCCAAGCATCGGCGGTGTGGGCAAGGGTCATCTCGTCCGCGAACTCGACGTCTTCGACGGACTGATGGCGAAGGCCGCCGACGCCGCCGCGATCCATCGTCGCATGCTCAACCGCAGCAAGGGCCCGGCCGTATGGGGTCCGCGTGTGCAGGCCGATCGCGATCACTATCGTGCGTCCATCGAAGCACAGATCGGCAGCCACTGCATTGATCGCATCATCGGCGAAGCTACTGAACTTCGCATCGAGGGTGGAAGGATCGCTGGCATCCGGCTCGCTGACGGTTCGGACATCGCCGGGCGTTCGGTCGTAATCGCCACGGGCACCTTCCTCGCCGCACGTATCTTCATCGGGCAGGAGAGCCGGACTGCGGGGCGCCTGGGAGAAGCGGCCGCGGTCCCACTTGCCGAGCAGCTTCGCGACGTAGGCCTCGCGCAGCGTCGTCTGAAAACCGGCACGCCGCCGCGGCTCGATGGACGGACGATCGATTGGGCAAGGCTTCAGGAGCAGCCCAGCGACGCCGGGCCTTGGTTCTTCTCGGCCGATCCGGCGAGCAAGGCACCGTTGCCTCAGCTTCGCTGCGCGATCACCCGGACGACCGCCGAGACCCACGACATCATTCGCGCGGCGGAGGATCGCTCACCGCTTTATTCGGGAGTCATCGAGGGCAGGGGGCCCCGCTACTGTCCGTCGATCGAGGACAAGGTACGCCGCTTCGGTGACCGTGAAGGGCACCAGATATTCCTCGAGCCCGAAGCCCTCGGGAACCATCTCGTTTATCCCAATGGCATCTCGACCTCGATGCCTCGCGACGTGCAAGAGACATTTGTCCGATCGATCCCCGGGCTCAAGCGCGCCGAGATTGCCCGCCCAGGATATGCAGTGGAATATGAGCACGTCGATCCGCGCCGGCTCGACACCACGCTTTCTACTCACGGAATCGCCGGACTCTTCCTTGCCGGGCAGATCAACGGCACCACTGGCTATGAGGAAGCCGCGGCGCAGGGGCTGGTCGCCGGCCTCAACGCGGCGGCCCATGCGCGCGACCTTGAGCCTGTCACCTTCGATCGGCGACAGAGTTACATCGGGGTCATGATCGACGATCTCACCTTGCAGGGTGTTACCGAGCCCTACCGAATGATGACGGCGCGGGCCGAATATCGCCTCTCGCTCCGAGCGGACAATGCAGTGTCTCGGCTCGGGCAGAAGGCGCTGGACCTCGGATGCGTGTCGCCACTGCGGCGCGGCGCGGTTGCCGCCCATCTAGAGGCGCGCAATGATCCTGCTTTCGCGCAAACCGAAGAGGGGCAGGCCGACGCCCTTTACGCGCCCTATGTAGAACGCCAGAGCCGTGAGTGGGACGCCATTGACCGAAACCGGTCGGTGCTGATGCCGGCTAATACCGACTATTCGCGGGTTCCGGGCTTGTCGGCAGAGATGGCGGAGCGATTGACGATGGCGCGTCCCGACAATCTCGATCAGGCCTCACGCATCCCAGGTATCACGCCTGCCGCCCTTACTGCTCTGTTCGTGAGCATTTCGCGTGCCGCGGCATGA
- the rsmG gene encoding 16S rRNA (guanine(527)-N(7))-methyltransferase RsmG: MIGELQDVIAGPVSRETESKLKQYAALLLEENERQNLISRASVDALWPRHLLDSAQLLALGRREARWLDIGSGPGLPGMVLAILGVSRITLVEPRRLRTDFLSRCVEKLSLDNVEIVTGKVEQLSGSFDVITARAVASLERLFEIGAPLMTRAGRWVLPKGRSAVKELEQAQRTWQGTFELMPSRTDPDARILVASGVRRRARRG; this comes from the coding sequence ATGATCGGAGAATTGCAAGACGTCATTGCCGGTCCTGTTTCACGTGAAACGGAGAGCAAGCTGAAGCAATATGCGGCTCTTCTCTTGGAAGAGAATGAGCGGCAGAACCTGATCAGTCGCGCCAGCGTCGATGCCCTCTGGCCGCGCCACCTGCTGGACTCGGCGCAATTGCTCGCTCTGGGGAGGAGAGAGGCCCGCTGGCTGGATATCGGCAGCGGACCCGGTCTTCCCGGCATGGTTCTCGCAATCCTTGGGGTGTCGCGCATTACGCTGGTCGAGCCGCGACGGCTCCGCACCGACTTCCTCAGTCGCTGTGTCGAGAAATTGTCGCTCGACAATGTCGAAATCGTGACCGGCAAGGTCGAGCAATTGAGCGGCAGCTTCGACGTGATCACCGCACGCGCCGTGGCATCGCTGGAGCGATTGTTCGAGATTGGTGCACCGTTGATGACGCGGGCGGGCCGCTGGGTGCTTCCCAAGGGCCGAAGCGCCGTCAAGGAACTGGAACAGGCGCAGCGCACGTGGCAAGGTACGTTCGAGCTGATGCCGAGCAGAACCGATCCCGATGCAAGGATCCTGGTTGCTTCGGGCGTGCGGCGAAGAGCGAGGCGGGGATGA